The following are encoded in a window of Paenibacillaceae bacterium GAS479 genomic DNA:
- a CDS encoding forespore regulator of the sigma-K checkpoint, with protein sequence MLLLFSLWNLLKRKMLRKPLRLACSLTAAAALLTFGFPVYAASAEAAPVQTSTTVKPAGNGGGAASFLHEGKAVPVILRRSYLCGEESQPLGTLSPEDVHRLLLEQPRLTASVEGDSVVLSEQINDLSDTCRRSATFGVDSGGSLTLFEGPPKEEKVMKTFYQLDLRYMESSLPKEELDRLMSGIRVQDKDEFNSILSSYDDYAVGNSEGAMQRTY encoded by the coding sequence ATGCTCTTGTTGTTCAGTCTGTGGAACCTACTGAAGCGGAAGATGCTGCGGAAACCGCTCCGTCTCGCGTGTTCGCTTACGGCAGCGGCAGCGCTGCTGACTTTCGGTTTTCCGGTTTATGCTGCATCCGCCGAGGCCGCACCGGTTCAGACGTCTACCACTGTTAAGCCGGCGGGCAATGGCGGAGGGGCCGCTTCGTTTCTACACGAGGGCAAAGCTGTACCGGTTATTCTGAGGCGCAGCTATCTGTGCGGAGAGGAAAGCCAGCCGCTTGGCACTCTCTCTCCAGAGGACGTGCATCGTTTGCTGTTGGAGCAGCCGCGTCTGACAGCATCCGTCGAGGGAGATTCGGTTGTCCTATCGGAGCAGATCAATGATCTGTCAGACACTTGCCGCCGCAGCGCGACGTTCGGTGTGGATAGCGGCGGCAGCCTTACTCTTTTTGAAGGCCCGCCCAAAGAAGAGAAGGTAATGAAGACGTTCTACCAGCTTGATCTACGGTATATGGAAAGCTCGTTGCCCAAAGAGGAGCTGGACCGCCTGATGAGCGGCATCCGCGTACAAGACAAGGATGAATTCAACAGCATCTTATCCAGTTATGACGATTATGCGGTAGGGAACAGTGAAGGCGCCATGCAGCGGACCTACTGA
- a CDS encoding Holliday junction DNA helicase subunit RuvA: MIDYVKGYVAHIEADCVIIDVRDIGYQIFTPNPYGFARSEEMVTVYCHHHVREDAVQLFGFQTREEQALFRKLLDVSGIGPRVAVGILAGGRPEAVIAAIHREDLSFLTRLPGIGKKTAQRMILDLKDKLQLSAAAVELQWEAEAAGGGAVPSAGTEQWSEAREALAALGYTAAELDRAWAGLGGAQLPGETVDALMKRALQQLFKG; encoded by the coding sequence ATGATCGACTATGTAAAGGGTTATGTCGCCCATATTGAAGCCGATTGCGTTATTATCGACGTTCGCGATATTGGCTACCAGATATTCACGCCGAATCCCTACGGATTCGCACGCAGTGAGGAGATGGTGACGGTGTACTGTCATCATCATGTACGCGAGGATGCGGTACAGCTGTTCGGATTCCAGACGCGTGAGGAGCAGGCGCTGTTCCGTAAGCTGCTGGATGTATCCGGCATCGGGCCTCGCGTGGCGGTTGGCATTCTTGCCGGCGGCCGCCCAGAAGCGGTCATCGCTGCGATTCATCGCGAAGATCTGAGTTTCCTGACTCGTCTGCCGGGCATCGGCAAAAAAACCGCGCAGCGCATGATTCTGGATCTGAAAGACAAGCTCCAACTGTCTGCTGCGGCGGTAGAACTGCAATGGGAAGCGGAGGCTGCCGGAGGCGGAGCCGTTCCGAGCGCCGGCACGGAGCAATGGAGCGAGGCGCGCGAGGCGCTTGCCGCGCTTGGATATACGGCAGCGGAGCTTGACCGCGCCTGGGCCGGCCTTGGCGGAGCCCAACTGCCTGGCGAGACCGTGGACGCGCTGATGAAGCGCGCGCTGCAGCAGCTATTCAAGGGCTGA
- a CDS encoding LysM repeat-containing protein yields MKIHIVKKGDTLYLIGQKYGVTVEELQKLNPTLTNPHNLLIGTKVKVPSPAGKPGAVELIHKYKVKLGDTLWKLSKAWGVSLQELIKANPQISDPAVLNEGDTVHIPKPSTAAPLTAQHKAEPHMQQGGKKNTAPKPSTEPKVEIKPEPPIEVEVEVVVEPEVVVKPEVVAEPVLPPPPVLPEETKVVIKPSYGAQQPQPVAKKSYGKPLGETVHPFKQEKIPAIEALSPLFQLPKMPETASAWPPQHGYSTGYSQDIPGLGGANAGSYMYGSVAPSAASAGYGSQPLVGGAGVYSNYAMPVAAGGYGAGNVGGIGGYGSGVGGSGGYGGMQQYGMVNPAVAGAGDFYGAPSAWPANNAAADCYPWEAGAQANPFAGAQDGYGGMGYASGGYMAGNVAGAGGYGAYGSPVAAQAPSYAQTLPVQQSYGSVQAAEINPGISGSYSYGGGGTWQPEAALPSSMAGMSMQANPAGMPMQGYPNAMPTMGYPAAMPAQGYPAWAPVGGAAAQAYGQPGWPGQNAMLHAAGSGMDGYGNQAGGGYSGQLSPVQAQPCGCGERENGDTNAQADDEAAAPIAGLTVQGPAKSAKTGKAPKQRKPPKKAVIRSVARPTVRQSKGSYPWINQN; encoded by the coding sequence GTGAAAATCCATATTGTCAAAAAGGGAGATACCCTTTACCTGATTGGCCAGAAATATGGGGTGACGGTAGAGGAGCTACAGAAGCTCAATCCTACGCTTACAAATCCCCATAACCTGCTTATCGGCACGAAGGTGAAAGTTCCTTCTCCGGCAGGCAAGCCAGGAGCAGTGGAGCTGATCCACAAGTATAAGGTCAAGCTTGGAGATACGCTTTGGAAGCTTTCCAAGGCATGGGGTGTATCGCTTCAAGAGCTTATTAAAGCGAATCCACAGATTTCTGATCCTGCGGTGTTAAATGAGGGCGATACAGTCCATATTCCGAAGCCATCGACGGCCGCTCCGTTGACCGCTCAGCACAAGGCGGAACCGCATATGCAGCAAGGCGGCAAAAAGAATACGGCGCCTAAGCCGAGCACTGAGCCGAAAGTGGAAATCAAGCCGGAACCACCGATAGAGGTAGAGGTGGAGGTGGTAGTTGAACCTGAGGTGGTCGTCAAACCGGAAGTTGTCGCTGAGCCGGTGCTTCCGCCGCCTCCGGTACTGCCTGAGGAAACGAAGGTGGTAATCAAACCGTCTTATGGAGCTCAACAACCACAGCCGGTGGCGAAAAAAAGCTATGGCAAGCCGCTCGGTGAGACTGTGCACCCGTTCAAACAGGAAAAGATTCCAGCTATTGAGGCGCTGTCACCATTGTTCCAGTTGCCGAAAATGCCCGAGACCGCATCTGCTTGGCCGCCGCAACATGGCTACAGCACGGGATATTCGCAGGATATTCCCGGACTTGGCGGAGCCAATGCCGGTTCATACATGTATGGCTCGGTTGCGCCAAGTGCCGCTTCCGCTGGTTATGGCAGCCAGCCGTTAGTAGGCGGGGCCGGTGTGTATTCCAATTATGCCATGCCAGTCGCAGCAGGCGGTTATGGCGCCGGGAATGTTGGCGGAATCGGAGGTTACGGCTCTGGTGTCGGAGGCAGCGGGGGTTATGGAGGAATGCAGCAGTATGGCATGGTAAATCCAGCTGTGGCAGGAGCCGGCGATTTTTACGGGGCTCCGTCAGCTTGGCCGGCAAACAACGCAGCGGCAGACTGCTACCCTTGGGAGGCAGGCGCGCAGGCTAATCCTTTCGCCGGAGCGCAAGATGGTTATGGCGGCATGGGATATGCCTCCGGAGGTTATATGGCCGGCAACGTTGCCGGCGCTGGCGGGTACGGTGCTTATGGTTCGCCGGTCGCGGCTCAGGCACCAAGCTATGCACAAACGCTGCCCGTACAGCAGTCATACGGCTCGGTTCAAGCGGCTGAGATCAACCCTGGCATCAGTGGCTCTTACAGCTATGGAGGAGGGGGGACTTGGCAGCCAGAGGCAGCGTTGCCATCGTCTATGGCCGGAATGTCGATGCAGGCCAATCCAGCTGGAATGCCGATGCAGGGTTATCCTAACGCGATGCCGACAATGGGCTACCCTGCTGCAATGCCGGCACAAGGCTACCCTGCCTGGGCCCCAGTAGGCGGGGCCGCTGCTCAAGCATATGGCCAGCCTGGTTGGCCGGGACAAAACGCTATGCTTCATGCTGCGGGCTCCGGAATGGACGGTTATGGCAATCAAGCGGGCGGCGGTTATTCGGGTCAACTGAGTCCCGTTCAGGCTCAGCCATGCGGCTGCGGGGAGCGCGAGAATGGGGATACAAACGCGCAAGCGGATGATGAGGCAGCTGCTCCAATAGCTGGACTGACCGTCCAAGGGCCGGCGAAGTCAGCCAAGACGGGCAAAGCTCCTAAGCAGCGGAAGCCACCAAAAAAGGCGGTCATCCGCTCCGTTGCAAGGCCAACCGTACGTCAGTCAAAAGGCAGCTATCCCTGGATTAACCAGAACTAA
- a CDS encoding Holliday junction endonuclease RuvC → MRILGIDPGIAIVGFGFIDKDGSRLTPVQYGSIETEAGTPHEMRLKQVYDSASALMDKYKPDSVAVEKLFFNRNVTTAFTVGEARGVIILAAAQRGLPVSEYTPMQVKQAVVGYGKAEKRQVQEMVRMFLKLAKIPKPDDVADALAVAVCHAHFSVLQTKLNEVRQK, encoded by the coding sequence GTGCGTATTTTAGGGATTGACCCGGGCATTGCCATTGTCGGGTTCGGATTCATCGATAAGGACGGCAGTCGCTTGACACCCGTCCAGTACGGCTCAATTGAGACGGAGGCCGGCACTCCTCATGAGATGCGGCTCAAGCAGGTTTACGATTCCGCCTCGGCGCTCATGGACAAGTACAAGCCGGATTCCGTAGCGGTAGAGAAGCTTTTTTTCAACCGCAACGTGACGACGGCTTTTACGGTCGGCGAAGCACGGGGCGTTATTATTTTAGCAGCGGCGCAGCGCGGTCTGCCCGTTAGCGAGTACACACCGATGCAGGTGAAGCAGGCGGTTGTTGGATACGGCAAGGCAGAGAAGCGACAGGTGCAGGAAATGGTCCGTATGTTCCTTAAGCTGGCTAAGATTCCAAAGCCCGATGACGTGGCCGATGCGCTCGCTGTAGCGGTCTGCCATGCGCATTTTTCTGTGTTGCAGACCAAATTGAACGAGGTGCGCCAAAAATGA